In Numenius arquata chromosome 17, bNumArq3.hap1.1, whole genome shotgun sequence, a genomic segment contains:
- the NT5C gene encoding 5'(3')-deoxyribonucleotidase, cytosolic type, translating to MAGAAVPLRVLVDMDGVLADFEGAVLRGFVARFPGEPRVELAERRGFSVREQYCSLRDDLGDKVASVYESPGFFLKLDPIPGALEAMQEMVCMQDTEVFICTSPLRKYEHCIVEKYKWVEKHLGPEFVERIILTRDKTVVSADLLFDDKDTIRGAERNPSWEHVLFTCCHNSHLQLQPPRRRLLSWADDWKGILESKRRQ from the exons ATGGCCGGGGCGGCCGTTCCGCTGCGGGTGCTGGTGGACATGGACGGGGTCCTGGCCGATTTCGAGGGTGCCGTGCTGCGGGGTTTCGTCGCCCGCTTTCCCGGAGAGCCGCGAGTGGAGCTGGCGGAGCGGAGGGGCTTCTCGGTGCGGGAGCAGTACTGCAGCCTGCGGGACGACCTGGGG GATAAGGTAGCCAGTGTCTACGAATCGCCTGGCTTCTTCCTAAAGTTGGATCCAATTCCAGGAGCCCTTGAAGCTATGCAGGAGATGGTCTGCATGCAGGA CACTGAAGTCTTTATTTGTACAAGTCCTCTCCGGAAATATGAGCACTGCATTGTGGAAAAG TATAAGTGGGTAGAAAAACATTTGGGACCCGAGTTTGTGGAGCGGATTATTCTAACCCGAGATAAGACCGTTGTATCCGCCGACTTGCTGTTTGATGACAAGGACACCATTAGAG GCGCGGAGCGGAACCCGAGCTGGGAGCACGTTCTCTTCACCTGCTGCCACAACAgccacctccagctgcagccaccGCGCCGCCGGCTGCTCTCCTGGGCGGATGACTGGAAGGGTATCTTGGAAAGCAAGCGCAGGCAGTGA
- the JPT1 gene encoding jupiter microtubule associated homolog 1, with product MTTTTTFSGMDPSGRNSSRVLRPPGGGSNFSLGFDEPKEQPVRRNKMASSIFGTPEENPPSWAKSSGTKPGEIREDCESSGPQRRNSTDTNCGDFVESKGGDGGVETSENTEADVEAAPGQNEEKSLPAAPVPSPVAPAPAPSRRNPPGGKSSLVLG from the exons atgacaaccaccaccaccttttcgGGCATGGACCCCAGTGGCAGGAACAGCTCCAG agtGCTGCGTCCTCCTGGTGGTGGATCCAACTTTTCCCTGGGTTTTGACGAACCAAAAGAACAACCCGTGCGAAGGAACAAAATGGCATCCAGCATCTTTGGAACTCCTGAAGAAAACCCACCTTCCTGGGCTAAATCATCGG GGACTAAGCCAGGTGAAATCAGAGAAGACTGCGAATCATCTGGACCACAAAGAAGAAACTCAACTGATACAAACTGTGGAGACTTTGTAGAGTCCAAG GGAGGAGATGGTGGTGTTGAAACTTCTG aaaacACTGAGGCTGATGTAGAAGCTGCCCCAGGTCAGAATGAAGAGAAATCCCTGCCTGCTGCACCTGTTCCTAGCCCAGTAGCACCAGCACCCGCACCGTCCAGGAGAAATCCACCCGGTGGCAAGTCCAGCCTAGTCCTCGGTTAA